From the Fulvia fulva chromosome 2, complete sequence genome, one window contains:
- a CDS encoding MFS transporter cpaT: MAADDETRRHQERGRSQVDGEREPLLGNQRQGPLDGGEDGDSRELLHFSEDDKENPRNWKYSTKMLNVAVIAAMSILSPLASSMFTPGIDQIAEGLDTNTDMVIACTTGFVVMLGLGPLILAPLSETFGRRIMYLICFGVFALLQIPSALSPNIATLISMRTLSGFFGSVGIANGGGSLSDMFIPEQRAGVFGWYLLGPLLGPTLGPLFGGLIVQRLNWRWIFWVLTIVCIVNVTAAYFLLKETYPPAILAKRRERREREEHTSNKYSFEGEDTRPLYIKLRYSLTRPLRILMQPIVFTMSVYQAILFGTTYSIYTNMQPIFQGEYGFNTEQVGLLYLGPGLGFLAAVWFLVPRIDTIYKRLKARNNGKAFPEYRLPLANIGAVFIPVSLFWFAWTVQTHKPWYVPIIATFFYGIGQVTILNCTTNYYIDCFEKYAASAIAAGAVFRSVVGGVVPLFAPSLFDSLGYGWGISVFGFLSVAIAPAPLIFYFYGGLVREKFWIDL, from the exons ATGGCGGCAGACGATGAGACCAGGCGGCATCAGGAGCGAGGAAGGAGTCAAGTTGACGGCGAGAGAGAGCCGCTCTTGGGCAATCAGCGACAAGGTCCCCTTGACGGTGGCGAGGATGGTGACAGCAGAGAACTACTACACTTCAGCGAAGATGACAAGGAGAATCCGAGAAACTGGAAATACTCGACCAAGATGTTGAATGTCGCAGTCATTGCTGCAATGTCCATCCTCAGCCCGCTGGCCTCGAGCATGTTTACACCTGGTATCGACCAAATAGCGGAAGGTCTGGACACAAACACCGACATGGTCATTGCGTGTACGACAGGTTTTGTGGTCATGCTTGGGCTTGGGCCTCTGATACTG GCGCCCCTCAGCGAGACCTTCGGACGTCGTATAATGTACCTGATATGCTTCGGAGTCTTTGCCCTTCTGCAAATACCATCGGCCTTGAGCCCAAACATTGCTACGCTCATCAGCATGAGAACACTCTCAGGCTTCTTCGGATCAGTCGGCATTGCCAACGGAGGAGGCTCTCTCAGCGACATGTTCATCCCAGAGCAACGTGCCGGAGTCTTTGGTTGGTACTTGCTCGGACCACTATTGGGACCTACACTCGGTCCGCTGTTCGGAGGCCTCATTGTGCAAAGATTGAACTGGCGATGGATATTCTGGGTCCTGACCATTGTCTGCATTGTCAACGTCACGGCTGCTTATTTCCTACTCAAGGAGACCTACCCTCCTGCCATCCTCGCGAAACGCAGAGAGCGACGTGAGAGAGAGGAGCACACCTCGAACAAGTACAGCTTCGAAGGCGAAGATACACGTCCACTATACATCAAGCTGCGATACTCCTTGACCAGACCACTTCGGATTCTCATGCAGCCAATAGTCTTCACTATGAGCGTCTATCAAGCCATACTTTTCGGCACCActtatagtatatatactaacATGCAACCCATCTTCCAAGGCGAATATGGCTTCAACACGGAGCAGGTCGGCCTTTTGTATCTTGGACCTGGCCTAGGATTCTTGGCGGCGGTGTGGTTCCTGGTTCCACGAATTGACACAATCTACAAGCGTCTCAAGGCTCGCAACAACGGCAAGGCTTTCCCAGAATATCGCTTGCCTCTGGCGAACATTGGAGCGGTCTTCATACCGGTCTCACTGTTCTGGTTTGCTTGGACGGTGCAAACGCATAAGCCTTGGTATGTCCCTATCATCGCGACGTTCTTCTACGGCATTGGACAGGTCACCATCCTGAACTGCACAACAAACTACTACATCGATTGCTTCGAAAAGTACGCAGCCAGTGCCATCGCTGCAGGTGCTGTCTTTAGGAGTGTGGTCGGCG GAGTCGTGCCGCTCTTCGCACCGAGCCTGTTCGACAGCTTAGGCTATGGATGGGGCATATCAGTCTTTGGCTTCCTATCTGTGGCCATAGCCCCAGCGCCATTGATCTTCTACTTCTACGGTGGACTAGTACGAGAAAAGTTCTGGATCGACTTGTGA